In one Streptomyces sp. NBC_01241 genomic region, the following are encoded:
- a CDS encoding GNAT family N-acetyltransferase yields the protein MSVRPAIARDADFLWRILLEAYNWSGEQRFTAEQLAAEPHAARYLVGWPRRDDFGVIAETDAGEPMGAVWARRLPESEPGYGFVAPDVPELTLGLLPEHRGRGHGRALMEALIQAAAGGLAPVARLSLSVEDGNPAMHLYTALGFTRVGRNGNSDTMVLNVRTCPTTLSIP from the coding sequence ATGTCTGTCCGCCCTGCCATCGCCCGCGACGCCGACTTCCTCTGGCGCATCCTGCTCGAGGCATACAACTGGAGCGGCGAGCAGCGGTTCACTGCCGAGCAGCTCGCCGCTGAGCCGCACGCCGCGCGCTACCTCGTCGGCTGGCCCCGCAGGGACGACTTCGGGGTCATCGCAGAGACCGACGCCGGCGAACCGATGGGCGCGGTCTGGGCGCGGCGCCTCCCCGAGAGTGAGCCCGGATACGGCTTCGTTGCACCGGACGTCCCTGAGCTGACCCTCGGCCTATTGCCCGAACACCGCGGCCGCGGGCACGGTCGGGCCCTGATGGAGGCGCTGATCCAGGCCGCCGCAGGGGGACTGGCCCCGGTCGCTCGGCTCAGCCTCAGCGTCGAGGACGGCAACCCTGCTATGCACCTCTACACTGCCCTCGGCTTCACCCGGGTCGGGCGCAACGGCAACTCGGACACAATGGTTCTGAACGTCCGGACCTGCCCCACAACACTGAGCATTCCTTGA
- a CDS encoding tyrosine-type recombinase/integrase yields the protein MADSRTPTLHPVPAPAVREPGLADVVTLQRRRQAEAHLEDEEGFFLDTLAEYRWARDAAGLAPSTLDQLIKPVIELCDYYSLAPWRITPRHLDSYFAGPGKRARGTIRQKITRIDAYFAFLEQRYAGEISRAFGATVESPVDPFNRPRHRGDFGLRIPPSAQAMTDFFRRWRTSLPEARKYAVAARDYVMSKIAYLSGARASELCPVRLNEVFWHHGQWGRFLVHGKGAHGSGPRDREAYLFAEGRELLWWYVEEIRGLFLDDPEHPQAPLWPSERLPVAAVKLGVDAPCNPVTPSTLRAVLKTASGLYLQGPVTHLFPHLVRHACATHNYERGMTLWEVQRLLGHEWSSTTVRYIGTAHSDPEIAGPERIYTAAATRAAQRLTTSTGSLR from the coding sequence GTGGCCGATTCCCGAACTCCCACGCTCCACCCAGTCCCCGCGCCCGCCGTCCGCGAGCCGGGGCTCGCGGACGTGGTGACGCTGCAGCGCCGGCGCCAGGCTGAGGCGCACCTGGAGGATGAGGAGGGCTTCTTCCTCGACACGCTCGCCGAGTACCGGTGGGCGCGGGACGCGGCAGGGCTGGCCCCGAGCACCCTCGACCAGCTGATCAAGCCGGTTATTGAGCTGTGCGACTACTACTCGCTGGCGCCGTGGCGGATCACGCCACGCCACTTGGACAGCTACTTCGCCGGCCCTGGGAAGCGAGCCCGGGGCACCATACGGCAGAAGATCACGCGGATCGACGCGTACTTCGCCTTCCTGGAGCAGCGGTACGCGGGCGAGATCTCCCGCGCTTTCGGGGCGACGGTAGAGTCGCCGGTCGATCCGTTCAATCGCCCCAGGCACCGTGGCGACTTCGGGCTACGCATCCCTCCCTCGGCACAGGCCATGACGGACTTCTTCCGGCGGTGGCGGACGTCGTTGCCCGAGGCCCGGAAGTACGCGGTCGCCGCCCGCGACTACGTCATGAGCAAGATTGCCTACCTGTCTGGGGCGCGGGCGTCCGAACTGTGCCCGGTCCGGCTCAACGAGGTCTTCTGGCACCACGGTCAGTGGGGCCGGTTCCTCGTCCACGGAAAGGGTGCCCACGGCTCGGGCCCCCGGGACCGGGAGGCGTACCTCTTCGCCGAGGGCCGCGAATTGCTGTGGTGGTACGTCGAGGAGATCCGGGGCCTGTTCCTCGACGATCCGGAACATCCGCAGGCCCCGTTGTGGCCATCGGAGCGGCTCCCCGTGGCAGCAGTGAAGCTGGGCGTGGATGCCCCGTGCAACCCGGTCACGCCATCCACGCTCCGGGCGGTACTGAAGACCGCGAGCGGGCTCTACCTCCAAGGCCCGGTCACGCACCTCTTTCCACACCTCGTACGGCACGCGTGCGCCACGCACAACTACGAGCGCGGAATGACGTTGTGGGAGGTACAGCGATTACTCGGACACGAGTGGAGCAGCACCACGGTCCGGTACATCGGCACCGCGCATTCCGATCCCGAAATCGCGGGCCCAGAGCGAATCTACACCGCGGCTGCCACCCGGGCCGCCCAGCGTTTGACCACCAGCACGGGGAGTCTTCGATGA
- a CDS encoding helix-turn-helix domain-containing protein, whose product MKWNLRWVAAQRDIWRPVQLQRAFAEVGFTPSLSKVAALWGGTPVSVRLDDLDKICAALNCTVDELLQPEPIAAAVPEQQALRAVGDDAPVAEAPRPMPRSTRSSGRLLPPN is encoded by the coding sequence ATGAAATGGAACCTGCGGTGGGTTGCGGCTCAACGGGACATCTGGCGGCCGGTCCAGCTCCAGCGGGCCTTCGCCGAGGTCGGCTTCACGCCTTCGCTGAGTAAGGTCGCCGCGCTGTGGGGAGGTACCCCGGTCAGTGTTCGGCTCGATGATCTCGACAAGATCTGCGCCGCGCTGAACTGCACCGTGGACGAGCTCCTCCAGCCGGAGCCGATTGCCGCCGCCGTGCCCGAGCAGCAAGCCCTTCGCGCGGTCGGTGACGATGCGCCGGTTGCAGAAGCGCCGCGGCCCATGCCCCGGTCGACACGCTCCTCCGGCCGGCTGCTTCCACCCAACTGA
- a CDS encoding NUDIX domain-containing protein, giving the protein MADWVQLSSEVVHEGPFLTLHRDKVVKPDGVGTGFYEHICVDDTVRVVALDDHGQVAIVEDDFYLQRRRVQHLPGGGSAGEEPQQAARRELEEEAGILAGSLHPLGVIDPLPATTSARTHLFLATDLRPGQLHRDATEIGMTVAWIPLADAVDAVRSGRITEAGSVTALLLAHALNTQR; this is encoded by the coding sequence ATGGCCGATTGGGTACAGCTTTCGAGCGAGGTGGTCCATGAGGGCCCGTTCCTGACACTCCACCGTGACAAGGTGGTCAAACCGGACGGGGTCGGCACTGGCTTTTACGAGCACATCTGCGTTGACGACACGGTCCGCGTCGTCGCGCTCGACGACCACGGGCAGGTCGCGATCGTTGAGGACGACTTCTACCTCCAGCGCCGCAGAGTCCAGCACCTGCCGGGCGGCGGCAGCGCAGGCGAGGAGCCGCAGCAGGCAGCCCGCCGGGAGCTGGAGGAGGAGGCCGGCATCCTCGCAGGTAGCCTGCACCCGCTGGGTGTAATCGACCCCCTGCCAGCCACCACGAGCGCCCGGACACACCTCTTCCTCGCCACTGACCTGCGCCCTGGGCAACTGCACCGAGACGCCACCGAGATCGGGATGACGGTGGCGTGGATCCCCCTGGCCGACGCCGTGGACGCCGTACGATCCGGGCGAATAACCGAGGCCGGTAGCGTGACCGCACTCCTCCTTGCCCATGCCCTGAACACCCAGCGGTGA
- a CDS encoding nucleoside 2-deoxyribosyltransferase domain-containing protein gives MAGGISDCPDWQKTATAALDDLDVTVFNPRRSNFPLHDPNAEAAQVAWEYRHLRRADLVMFWFPDSPTNHQPIALYELGTFVGQRRASLVVGTDPGYVRRTNVVTQLSLACPELQVHTTLADTIEASRTTIRASR, from the coding sequence TTGGCCGGCGGCATCTCCGACTGCCCCGACTGGCAGAAGACCGCGACAGCCGCACTCGACGACCTCGACGTCACGGTGTTCAACCCACGCCGCAGCAACTTCCCGCTGCACGACCCGAACGCGGAAGCGGCCCAAGTTGCCTGGGAGTACCGGCATCTGCGCCGCGCCGACCTCGTCATGTTCTGGTTCCCTGACTCGCCCACCAACCACCAGCCGATCGCCCTGTACGAGCTGGGAACGTTTGTCGGCCAGCGCAGGGCGTCATTGGTCGTCGGGACTGACCCCGGCTACGTCCGCCGCACGAATGTGGTGACGCAGCTCTCCCTTGCCTGCCCGGAGCTTCAGGTCCACACCACCTTGGCGGACACGATCGAAGCGAGCCGCACGACCATACGGGCTTCACGATGA
- a CDS encoding AAA family ATPase produces the protein MNEPTAILLIGITGSGKTNLAQALAARGLVRISVDEEVHRLHGRYGIDYPEHEYFEREVPAVDAVRAQLVEHLQAGQSIVLDHGLWRRSDRDEWKNTVRAAGGRPLLVYLPAFKEELLRRLAARNQREDANALTVTPEALDDFFARFEPPADDEGAITYNGDTESIRSMVQ, from the coding sequence GTGAACGAGCCGACCGCCATCCTGCTCATCGGGATCACTGGCTCCGGCAAGACGAACCTCGCCCAGGCCCTGGCCGCCCGCGGCTTGGTCCGCATCAGCGTGGACGAGGAGGTCCACCGCCTCCACGGTCGCTACGGCATCGACTACCCCGAGCACGAATACTTCGAGCGGGAAGTGCCCGCCGTCGACGCCGTGCGCGCGCAGCTCGTGGAACACCTCCAGGCCGGCCAGTCCATCGTCCTCGACCATGGCCTGTGGCGTCGTTCGGATCGCGACGAATGGAAGAACACGGTCCGGGCAGCTGGCGGACGTCCGCTGCTGGTCTACCTTCCTGCGTTCAAGGAGGAGCTACTGCGTCGCCTCGCCGCACGCAACCAGCGCGAGGACGCAAATGCCTTGACCGTGACGCCCGAAGCCTTGGATGACTTTTTCGCTCGGTTCGAACCGCCTGCCGACGACGAAGGCGCCATCACTTACAACGGTGACACAGAGAGCATCCGCTCCATGGTCCAATGA
- a CDS encoding phytanoyl-CoA dioxygenase family protein, whose product MSAPLPPAAPDAGTIDAFEHDGYAIIRDAITPDLRDRLLTAAEKLLASDITQGRDRGGDGKDGFRGCLNLDRTFLPLLANPSVLPTVVGLLSPNIHLLSAHLIALPSGPPRTIRIPERHGWHRDMYGVTADLGFQNTPRMAIKAAHYLTPVTPDCGLTMFLPGSHRLTEEPVVPADAIDPAGAVTPDITGTDAVLFENRTWHTGGINLSGRPRIALMLQYGYRWLHPVDDPATHLQKDPALTPIEQQLLGLPDRHPDGSLAKGSGAAPIRSWWETAEGRVGELIAVGQLLQVVHRGGHPELATSLQHHVQHLTGVPVPRP is encoded by the coding sequence ATGAGCGCCCCGCTCCCGCCCGCCGCCCCCGACGCCGGCACCATCGACGCCTTCGAACACGACGGGTACGCGATCATCCGTGACGCGATCACCCCGGACCTGCGCGACCGGCTCCTGACCGCCGCCGAGAAGCTTCTGGCCAGCGACATCACCCAGGGCCGCGACCGAGGAGGCGACGGCAAGGATGGATTCCGCGGATGCCTCAACCTCGACCGCACCTTCCTCCCGCTCCTCGCCAACCCGTCCGTCCTGCCCACCGTCGTCGGGCTTCTCAGCCCGAACATCCACCTGCTCTCCGCCCACCTCATAGCCCTGCCCAGCGGCCCGCCCCGCACCATCCGCATCCCCGAACGCCACGGCTGGCACCGCGACATGTACGGCGTCACCGCCGACCTCGGCTTCCAGAACACCCCCCGGATGGCGATCAAGGCCGCCCACTACCTCACCCCCGTCACCCCCGACTGCGGGCTGACCATGTTCCTCCCCGGCAGCCACCGCCTCACCGAAGAACCCGTCGTCCCCGCCGACGCCATCGACCCAGCCGGCGCCGTCACCCCCGACATCACCGGAACCGACGCAGTCCTCTTCGAGAACCGGACCTGGCACACCGGAGGCATCAACCTCTCCGGCCGCCCCCGCATCGCCCTCATGCTCCAGTACGGATACCGCTGGCTCCACCCCGTCGACGACCCCGCCACCCATCTCCAGAAGGACCCCGCCCTCACCCCCATCGAGCAGCAGCTCCTCGGCCTGCCCGACCGCCACCCGGACGGATCCCTCGCCAAAGGCAGCGGAGCAGCCCCCATCCGCTCCTGGTGGGAGACCGCCGAGGGTCGAGTCGGCGAACTCATTGCCGTGGGCCAGCTCCTGCAAGTCGTCCACCGTGGCGGCCACCCGGAACTGGCGACCTCGCTCCAGCACCACGTCCAACACCTCACCGGAGTACCCGTTCCCAGACCTTGA
- a CDS encoding phosphoketolase has protein sequence MWADLARRTNRLVPDVSVAAVADALDYLCLAQLYLRDNPLLARPLLPADVKKRPAGHWGVCPPVNRMLAALGPLQAAVPDGYELHVLHGAGHAGPSALAHAYLTGRLGQAHPALRQDATGLRKLVADFPRADIGGEITPMIPGHLHTGGQLGPALAIGQGTVLDAPHRLTVVLIGDGECETGTTAASWLATRALHGTGDHGTVFPVVLLNGMRMGGPSVLSTLSRTELTAYFTGLGHRPVYSNGLDIGQLRQAVAEALGAAQPLGIPGPSSVLVLTLDKGHGAPACLASTPAVHKTPLRDPAGVPAEFDALADWLASYQPAQLLTSSGRPRPHLLPALPLPRPEPDGLPAPRGCVAVSAQVANHAAGRPFAQVVPEVLRARAEQGPFRVFSPDELASNRLDLTDEHGRPAPWAVEVLSEELCHAWAQGYTETGRHALVATYEAFAPITLSLIQQQLKHRAVRRHAGLAPLPSLVYLLTSLGWHNTFTHQNPSLTSALLASGDPTLHVLTPADPARTAAALTFALRKLDRCTIVVAGKHTAVQHPLETLDEELRHGIAIWPHLTHPGPGEPDLILGSASDLPAEALTTLARRLRAEHPGLRLRYVHVHDLTALAEDGTRPLALAPDAFARHFGTRAPIVLATSGHPADIHALLGRRHPGPRLTVLGYRDAGRPVSQEHLRRLCGLNDADLWKLATTLTDTPKEIPA, from the coding sequence ATGTGGGCTGACCTCGCCCGCCGCACGAACCGCCTGGTGCCCGACGTCTCGGTGGCCGCCGTCGCCGACGCGCTCGACTACCTCTGTCTCGCCCAGCTCTACCTGCGAGACAACCCGCTCCTGGCCCGCCCCCTGCTCCCGGCCGACGTCAAGAAGCGACCGGCCGGCCACTGGGGGGTGTGCCCGCCCGTCAACCGGATGCTCGCCGCCCTGGGCCCGCTCCAGGCGGCCGTGCCCGACGGGTACGAGCTGCACGTCCTGCACGGCGCCGGTCACGCCGGCCCCTCCGCCCTCGCCCACGCCTACCTCACCGGCCGACTCGGCCAAGCTCACCCCGCCCTGCGCCAAGACGCGACCGGACTGCGCAAACTCGTCGCCGACTTCCCCCGGGCCGACATCGGCGGGGAGATCACCCCGATGATCCCCGGCCACCTGCACACCGGAGGCCAGCTCGGCCCCGCCCTCGCGATCGGACAGGGCACCGTCCTCGACGCGCCCCACCGGCTGACCGTGGTCCTGATCGGCGACGGCGAGTGCGAGACCGGGACGACCGCCGCCTCCTGGCTCGCCACCCGCGCCCTGCATGGCACGGGCGACCACGGCACCGTCTTTCCCGTTGTCCTGCTCAACGGAATGCGCATGGGCGGGCCGAGCGTGCTGTCCACCCTGAGCCGCACCGAACTCACCGCGTACTTCACCGGCCTTGGCCACCGGCCCGTGTACAGCAACGGACTCGACATCGGCCAACTCCGCCAGGCGGTGGCCGAAGCGCTCGGCGCCGCCCAGCCCCTGGGCATTCCAGGGCCCTCCAGCGTCCTAGTGCTCACCCTGGACAAAGGCCATGGCGCCCCCGCCTGCCTCGCCAGCACCCCGGCGGTCCACAAAACGCCGCTGCGCGACCCGGCCGGTGTGCCCGCCGAGTTCGACGCGCTCGCCGACTGGCTGGCCTCCTACCAACCCGCCCAGCTCCTCACCTCCAGCGGCCGGCCCCGGCCGCACCTGCTGCCCGCGCTCCCGCTGCCCCGGCCTGAGCCCGACGGCCTCCCCGCGCCGCGCGGCTGCGTCGCCGTCTCCGCCCAGGTCGCCAACCACGCCGCCGGGCGCCCGTTCGCGCAGGTGGTCCCCGAGGTCCTGCGGGCTCGCGCCGAGCAAGGACCGTTCCGCGTGTTCAGCCCCGACGAGCTGGCCTCCAACCGCCTCGACCTCACCGACGAGCACGGACGCCCGGCGCCGTGGGCGGTGGAAGTGCTCAGCGAGGAACTGTGCCACGCCTGGGCCCAGGGCTACACGGAGACCGGCCGGCACGCGCTCGTCGCCACCTACGAGGCGTTCGCGCCGATCACCCTAAGCCTCATCCAGCAGCAGCTCAAGCACAGGGCGGTACGTCGGCACGCCGGGCTCGCCCCGCTGCCCAGCCTGGTCTACCTCCTGACCAGCCTGGGCTGGCACAACACCTTCACCCACCAAAACCCCAGCCTCACCTCCGCACTTCTGGCCAGCGGCGACCCCACGCTCCACGTCCTCACCCCCGCCGACCCCGCGCGCACCGCCGCCGCCCTCACCTTCGCCCTGCGCAAACTCGACCGATGCACGATCGTCGTCGCCGGCAAGCACACGGCCGTCCAGCACCCACTGGAGACCCTCGACGAGGAACTGCGGCACGGCATCGCGATCTGGCCCCATCTGACCCACCCCGGCCCCGGCGAACCCGACCTGATCCTCGGCTCCGCCAGCGACCTGCCCGCCGAAGCCCTGACCACCCTCGCCCGGCGGCTGCGCGCCGAACACCCCGGCCTGCGCCTGCGGTACGTCCACGTCCACGACCTCACGGCCCTCGCCGAGGACGGCACCCGCCCCCTCGCCCTCGCCCCGGACGCGTTCGCCCGCCACTTCGGCACCCGGGCGCCGATCGTCCTTGCCACCAGCGGGCACCCGGCCGACATCCATGCCCTCCTCGGCCGCCGCCACCCCGGACCCCGGCTCACCGTCCTCGGCTACCGCGACGCCGGCCGCCCTGTCTCCCAGGAACACCTCCGCCGACTCTGCGGCCTCAACGACGCCGACCTGTGGAAGCTCGCCACCACCCTCACCGACACCCCGAAGGAGATACCCGCATGA
- a CDS encoding L-threonylcarbamoyladenylate synthase, with translation MDVLTPAQLPNAARLLAAGHMVAVPTPRWYMLCVRAADPAATSAVSRSKQRPGTKPLLFLLDSPASSEALFDLSNDARLLTGGLWPGDLALRLPWKPGVQPVAAVGSPALVGCPDGILGHLVALAGEPLAAAVCSISTPAAGDTDHPALTADQVVDFDRTTGAGIAAVVDGGICPHGRHMTIVDCPAGAAARLEREGTVHARAVEAALAPAGGPHVG, from the coding sequence GTGGACGTCCTCACCCCCGCCCAGCTCCCCAATGCAGCCCGGCTCCTGGCCGCCGGGCACATGGTCGCCGTACCCACCCCCCGCTGGTACATGCTGTGCGTCCGCGCCGCCGACCCTGCGGCAACGAGCGCGGTCTCCCGGTCCAAGCAGCGCCCTGGCACCAAGCCGCTGCTGTTCCTGCTCGACTCCCCGGCCTCGTCCGAGGCCCTGTTCGACCTGAGCAACGACGCCCGCCTGCTGACCGGCGGCCTATGGCCGGGGGACCTCGCGCTGCGCCTTCCGTGGAAGCCGGGAGTACAGCCCGTCGCGGCTGTCGGCTCCCCGGCGCTCGTCGGATGCCCCGACGGGATCCTGGGACATCTGGTCGCCCTGGCCGGCGAGCCGCTGGCCGCCGCCGTGTGCAGCATCTCCACCCCCGCCGCCGGTGACACGGACCACCCGGCCCTCACCGCCGACCAGGTCGTCGACTTCGACCGGACCACGGGGGCCGGTATCGCCGCGGTCGTCGACGGCGGGATCTGCCCGCACGGCCGGCACATGACCATCGTCGACTGCCCCGCAGGCGCCGCCGCACGCCTCGAGCGAGAGGGCACCGTCCACGCCCGCGCCGTCGAAGCCGCCCTCGCCCCAGCAGGAGGACCGCATGTGGGCTGA
- a CDS encoding phytanoyl-CoA dioxygenase family protein, giving the protein MTWTDDERRRFVDDAVLIRRGLVDGAVLSRARDLVGGWLTEAYDPARLTAYTERSFAPDLEEHPDLLALYQRSGLAELAVDLLRPATPAPVTRAQIQIRLPDGAQQPVKTMHVDGVSCPHLDPRDLRTFTFIVGVVLDGSVTADAGALHYVPGGHHRMARYFATDWTLGQSAQTPDDIDAQDGTALTAEPGDVIVMHHLVPHRVGINTSSTPRVMVYFRVSHAQHPDLALRALSDPWLEYPALAALDRPGTA; this is encoded by the coding sequence ATGACATGGACCGATGACGAGCGGCGCCGGTTCGTCGACGACGCCGTCCTCATACGCCGCGGCCTGGTTGACGGCGCCGTGCTGTCCCGAGCCCGTGACCTCGTCGGCGGCTGGCTGACCGAGGCGTACGACCCCGCACGACTCACCGCCTACACCGAACGCAGCTTCGCCCCTGATCTGGAAGAACACCCCGACCTCCTCGCCCTCTACCAGCGAAGCGGCCTCGCCGAGCTGGCCGTAGATCTGCTGCGCCCCGCGACACCCGCCCCGGTCACCCGGGCGCAGATTCAGATCCGACTGCCGGACGGCGCACAGCAACCGGTAAAGACAATGCACGTCGACGGCGTCTCCTGCCCCCACCTGGATCCCCGCGACCTGCGCACGTTCACCTTCATCGTCGGCGTCGTCCTGGACGGCAGCGTCACTGCGGACGCCGGCGCTCTGCACTACGTGCCCGGAGGTCACCACCGGATGGCCCGTTACTTCGCCACGGACTGGACCCTGGGACAGTCGGCCCAGACCCCCGACGACATCGACGCCCAGGACGGCACCGCCCTCACCGCCGAGCCCGGCGACGTGATCGTGATGCACCACCTCGTCCCGCACCGGGTCGGTATCAACACCAGCAGCACGCCCAGGGTGATGGTGTACTTCCGCGTCAGCCACGCTCAGCACCCCGACCTCGCCCTGCGCGCCCTGTCGGACCCGTGGCTGGAATACCCGGCGCTCGCCGCCCTCGACCGCCCCGGCACCGCGTGA
- a CDS encoding class I SAM-dependent methyltransferase yields the protein MSQFDTTAPFYAAYRPGIPQEAVELLAQRVAGKEHRALLDLGSGTGQVPLALAERMTEIDVVEQDAGMLAEADKALAALPVTARMHNSSAEEFTPPASYRADLVTVCRAFHWMQQDVVLTRLENMTAPDATVAVMGDGSLWTAHTEWTNALRALIQKYLGEERRAGVGKKYAAHNRPYREIIAESAFGQVEEHTIAVEREWTTETVIGYLYSTSFAARPLFGERVDDFEHRARALLDEHTAAGGLVEHASFQIVLGRRG from the coding sequence GTGAGCCAGTTCGACACCACCGCCCCGTTCTACGCCGCCTACCGGCCCGGCATCCCGCAGGAAGCCGTCGAGCTGCTCGCACAGCGGGTGGCCGGCAAGGAGCACCGGGCCCTGCTCGACCTCGGGTCCGGCACCGGGCAGGTCCCCCTGGCCCTGGCCGAGAGGATGACGGAGATCGACGTCGTCGAGCAGGACGCCGGCATGCTCGCCGAGGCCGACAAGGCGCTGGCCGCGCTGCCGGTCACCGCCCGCATGCACAACTCATCGGCCGAGGAATTCACCCCGCCCGCCTCCTACCGAGCCGATCTCGTCACGGTCTGCCGCGCCTTCCACTGGATGCAGCAGGACGTGGTGCTGACGCGTCTGGAGAACATGACCGCGCCGGACGCGACCGTCGCGGTCATGGGCGACGGCAGCCTGTGGACCGCGCACACCGAGTGGACCAATGCCCTGCGGGCCCTGATCCAGAAGTACCTGGGAGAGGAGCGGCGGGCCGGGGTGGGCAAGAAGTACGCGGCGCACAACCGGCCCTACCGCGAGATCATCGCCGAGTCCGCGTTCGGCCAGGTGGAGGAGCACACCATCGCCGTCGAGCGGGAGTGGACCACCGAGACGGTGATCGGCTACCTGTACTCGACGTCCTTCGCCGCCAGGCCGCTGTTCGGCGAGCGGGTCGACGACTTCGAGCACCGCGCCCGCGCCCTGCTCGACGAGCACACCGCCGCCGGCGGCCTGGTCGAGCACGCCTCCTTCCAGATCGTCCTCGGCCGACGCGGCTGA
- a CDS encoding HAD family hydrolase, producing MTLTQQLVELSPLPARQAKQIAQQLLHTLDPRHDATTPQAVCAALGIAPSAFPHDHRPPGFALWSGAVEAVARIARVVPVVTLSNVSHWDEQETDVAALLAPYLRAHHPSWQLGFAKPDARAVETVARLHGREPAEMLHVGDSLDYDVRGALAAGAHALWITPRAPSAEALRLLAEHPGRVTVVPDLNRAVEHIEQTALPSTHTIRSTIP from the coding sequence ATGACGCTGACACAGCAGCTGGTGGAGCTGTCCCCGCTCCCGGCCCGACAGGCGAAGCAGATCGCTCAGCAGCTCCTGCACACCCTGGACCCGCGCCATGATGCGACAACTCCGCAGGCGGTGTGTGCCGCGCTGGGGATCGCGCCGTCCGCATTCCCCCACGACCACCGTCCCCCCGGCTTCGCGCTGTGGTCCGGCGCAGTGGAGGCGGTGGCCCGGATCGCGAGGGTCGTGCCGGTGGTCACCCTGTCGAACGTGAGCCACTGGGACGAGCAGGAGACCGACGTCGCCGCCCTCCTCGCCCCCTACCTTCGGGCTCATCACCCCTCGTGGCAGCTGGGGTTCGCCAAACCCGACGCTCGGGCCGTGGAGACTGTCGCCCGGCTGCACGGCCGAGAGCCCGCGGAGATGCTGCACGTCGGCGACAGCCTCGACTACGACGTACGCGGCGCCCTCGCCGCTGGAGCCCACGCCCTGTGGATCACGCCTCGCGCTCCGTCGGCCGAGGCACTCCGGCTGCTGGCCGAGCACCCCGGCCGGGTCACGGTCGTCCCGGACCTCAACCGTGCGGTCGAGCACATCGAGCAGACCGCCCTTCCGTCAACCCACACGATCAGGAGCACCATCCCGTGA
- a CDS encoding enolase C-terminal domain-like protein yields the protein MDPADAVIDRVRVERLDEGVAGPWEAGDSRFAVVVEAGGVNGVFAPVDELPAALVATRLGQSALGHPVTDHTGLLRRLLAELGPHAAGLGRWAVGALDCAVWDLHGRLADVPVAALLSDRPTPRVPVYASWLSLDLAANSAAESVKATAGEGFAFTKWALRGGAETAEMVLLAERAATWAGHRVAVDALGTWGHLRTMEVAPLLTPQTVRWVEDPLPRTDQTAYRQLRRHTRGLRVAFGERLSHAEDVRALLEHCRPEAFTFDAVWCGGITEARTWLNAAQEANVPVHLHGRAFLPAVHLAAAFPDVASAVEYQVVWEPRRQRALRGTLRPDGGHVALPDRPGLGMGVRR from the coding sequence ATGGACCCCGCTGACGCGGTCATCGACCGGGTGCGGGTCGAGCGCCTGGACGAGGGCGTTGCCGGTCCGTGGGAGGCGGGCGACAGCCGGTTCGCGGTCGTGGTCGAGGCCGGCGGAGTGAACGGGGTGTTCGCCCCGGTCGACGAGTTGCCCGCCGCGCTCGTCGCCACCCGGCTCGGCCAGAGCGCGCTGGGGCACCCGGTGACCGACCACACGGGACTGCTGCGCAGACTGCTGGCCGAACTCGGCCCGCACGCGGCAGGACTCGGCCGGTGGGCGGTCGGGGCGCTGGACTGCGCGGTGTGGGATCTGCACGGCCGCCTCGCCGACGTCCCGGTCGCGGCCCTGTTAAGCGACAGGCCCACACCACGGGTGCCGGTCTACGCCTCGTGGCTCTCCTTGGACCTGGCCGCCAACTCGGCCGCCGAGTCCGTCAAGGCGACTGCCGGCGAGGGGTTCGCCTTCACCAAGTGGGCCTTACGCGGCGGTGCCGAGACTGCCGAGATGGTGCTGCTGGCCGAACGTGCGGCGACGTGGGCGGGGCACAGAGTGGCGGTGGACGCCCTGGGCACCTGGGGCCACCTGCGGACCATGGAGGTCGCGCCGCTCCTCACTCCGCAGACGGTGCGCTGGGTGGAAGACCCGCTCCCGCGAACCGACCAGACCGCGTACCGACAGCTGCGCCGGCACACGCGAGGTCTCCGGGTCGCGTTCGGCGAGCGGCTGTCCCATGCGGAGGACGTCAGGGCCCTGTTGGAGCACTGCCGGCCGGAGGCGTTCACGTTCGACGCGGTGTGGTGCGGAGGGATCACCGAAGCGCGCACCTGGCTGAACGCCGCCCAGGAAGCGAACGTCCCGGTCCACCTGCACGGCCGGGCGTTCCTGCCTGCCGTCCATCTGGCCGCCGCCTTCCCGGACGTGGCGAGCGCGGTGGAGTACCAGGTGGTGTGGGAGCCCCGCAGGCAACGGGCGCTGCGCGGCACGCTCCGGCCGGACGGCGGGCATGTCGCGCTTCCCGATCGGCCCGGTCTCGGGATGGGGGTGCGTCGGTAA